The DNA segment GCATGCAGTCAATGGGCCTTGACAGCAACTTCGAGCCGGGCAATGGCAACCCGCAAGGTGGCAAGACGTTTTCTGGAGAGTTCGTGATCGCCCTGCCTCGCTGAGTTCTCCAAACGAACTGCGGCTCTTCGTGTCATCTCTGCCCCTATGGAAGCCGCAACACTCTTGAGAGTATGTGCCTGAAGCGCGACCTCCTGAAGCAGCCCTGCCTGGACGCCTTTTTCCGCCAGTTCAAACTTCAGAGAAACCTCACTGATGGCATTCGGAAGTAAATATTCCATTTCCTCGGATGTGATATCAAGCATGGATGCGGCCTGTTCCAGATCAAGAACCGGAGTGGATTCCACCTCATGTCTTTTCTGCTCCTCCGGAGCCTGCCAATCTCCTCCGAGCACCTGCTGCATGGTTGCACCCAAGTCGCCACACCCCACAGGCTTGGTCACGAAACCGTTCATCCCCTCTCTCGCACACCGGCTTCTGATCTCACCCAAGGCATGAGCCGTGATTGCCACGATAGGGATGGTCGGTTGCCGAACGGGCCGCCCCAGACCTTCCCCTGAACGGATACGCCGAGTCGTTTCATGTCCATCCATGCCCGGCATCTCCAAATCCATCAGGACGATATCAAAATCGTGTTCTGCGAGGAGCATGAGGGCTTTTGCCCCACTTTCCGCTACAGTCGTCCGCATCCCCAACCGCTCAAGGTGCAACTTCTCCACCTTCACATTGAGGGGATTATCATCAACCAAAAGGACGTTGGACCGTTTCACCGGAATACAGGTATCGGAAAAGGCAGCCACAAACTCAGGCTCATTTGCTCTCTCGGCATTGCCCTCCCCGAATCGAGAGGTAAAGGAAAATTCACTGCCCACCCCTTTTTCTGACTGGACACGAATCTCACCGCCCATCAAGTCTACCAGACTTTTGCATATGGACAACCCAAGGCCCGACCCGCCGTGACTTCGGGAAGAAGAACCATCACCCTGTGTAAATGCCTCAAAAATGGTTCTGATCTTTTCCCTGCCAATACCCGTCCCACTATCCTTGACGGAAAAACGGACCCCAACCGGGCGATCCGGGTCATCTCCCCCCTCGGGCCAGGAACTGACCGTCAACCGAATATAGCCGTCGTCCGTAAACTTGATGGCATTATTGAGGAGATTGATCAGTACTTGTCGCAACCTGACAGGATCACCCTTGAGAAATCTCGGCGTTCCATCCAGGGATTCGAATTCCAGGGCAACTCCTTTTTTTTCGGCATGCAACTTGACAGTTCGCATGGCCGAATTGACCACTGAAGAAAGATCAAAATGCGCTGAAACAAGCCGAAGTCTGCGGGCTTCAATCCGTGAAAAATCGAGAATATCCGTAATCACATCCAACAAATGCAGTGCGGATTCACGGGCAGTTTCGATATACTCACGAAGCTCGCCTTGCAGTCCTGATTGCAAGGCAACCTCAGTCATTCCGAGAATCGAGTTCATCGGAGTTCTGATTTCATGACTGACAGTGGCCAGAAAATCAGATTTGGCCCGGCTGGCATCCAGCACCTGCGCATGCGCTTCTCGAAGCTGACGATTCTTGCCTTCAATAACTTTTCGATTCATGAAATCCCGGTACGCAGCCCGATACCCGATATGTGCCACAGCAAAAGAAACCCAGGAAATAACCATTGCATTGATCAGGTGATGCTTCACGAGGCTGAGTTCCGGCACAAAGAGAAACAATGCTCCGATCAAGCTGATCCAGCCAATGCCGATCAAGAGGGAAACCTGCCGAACCGGCATTGCCAGAAAAGCAGACGGTCCCAGCAGAAAAACATACATGGGACCGATGGAGTCCTTGAGCGGGAACATGTAGCCTACGATGGCCGAAGTATAGATCATGAAAAAATAGGTATACATCTTCCAAACCAGGTGGTGGCGTGGCTTGATATCATGTACCGACCGCAAAGGCCCGAAGAGCGGAAAAAAGGCAAAACAGGCAAGGATGGCGACGGACCGCAATATGACAATCCCGCACCAGACAGAAGAATGACCGGCCTGCTTCACGGTAAAATAGTCGGCAATGAGCAAGAAGGTCAAAGAGGAGAGCACCAACCAAGTGACCGCTTTGAGGCGGCGACAGTTGGACAGGTCAATGGCCCGTCGAAATTCTTCGGCAAGATTTTCCGGTGGCTGAGGCTCCCGAAACAGCTCCCGCAATCGAGATGGTAAATAGTGCATTGATTATGCCCTCACGAGCACACTCATTACCACGGAAGGTTCTCTTTTCCAACACTATTCAGAATAAGGAAAACGTCCATCGGGAATCCCCGACATGACGGTAAATCGAATGGTCGTCCCTTTTCCCGGCGTCGTGTCGACAAAAAGCTCACCACCCATGGCTGTGAGGAATTCCTGCACCAGCGAGAGACCGATGCCGATACCACCATGGCGACGGCTTCGTGCACCGTCCACTTGTCTGAATGGCTCGAAACTCTGCTTGAGTTGGGCTGCGTCCATGCCGATACCTGTATCTGAAACCGAAATTTCCATTATTCCCTGCTGTCCGTCAGCCTTTTCCAAAGGCGTCCAGTTCGCGAGGATATGTATGGTTCCTTCGTCCGTAAACTTCACGGCGTTTCCGGTGAGGTGAAAAAGGATTTGGCGGATACGTCGCCCATCTCCCCACAACCGCTCAGGAATTTTTTCACCGATTTCATAGGTCAGGGCAATGCCTTTACTTTCAGCCTCCACCTGATACGGCTTGACCACCAGCGAGACAATCTCGGCAAGATTGAAATCCTGCTGATCCAAAGCGAGTGTGCCTGCTTCGATCACGGAAAAATCCAGAATATCATTGAGCAGGGCCAAGAGAGTCTGGGCCGCGTCCATGGCATGCTCGATCATCTCCACCCCATCTCCGTGCAGGTCCTCCTCCCTGAAGAGCTTGAGCATGGTTATCAAGACATTGAGCGGTGTGCGTATTTCGTGACTGATATTGGCCATAAAATCTGATTTGGCCCGGCTCACTTCCTCGGCAAGTTCCTTGGCCTTGATCAGCTCACTCACATCCTGAACCGCCTGGACTTCGAACTGCCCACTTGATTGATGCGTAGTGCGGATGGCCTGCCTGAGTCCATCCACGGTCCTGACCTCGCACCGGTCACTTGCCATCCCTTTAAGCGTGTCTTCGTCTTCTTCAAGCACCGACACAAATTCATCAACACATTCATTGAGAGCGGAGGGACCAAACATGGACACAGCCGCAGGATTCAAAGAGCGAATAATATGCTGGCCCTCGACCAACTCCACACTGAGCAAAGGAATAGGAGAATTATCAATCAACAACTTGAGATCGATTTCAATCTGCTTGCGGCGGGTGACATCCTCACGGATGAGAATCCCCCCAATGACCTCTCCATTCTGTGACAATGGCGAAAGTCGAAAGTTGTTCCAGGCTTCAGAATGTCTGCCAAAAGCAGGAATATAAACATCTTCCAAGGAAACCCGTTTCCCCTCCAGCACCTTGAGAATTCTGCTTCCAACTCCAGCCTGGGGAATACCGGGCAATTCATTGATTCGTCTTCCGATATAAAATTCCGGCTGTGTCTTGCCTTCATCCAGAACCTTCATATGCCATTCATTGACAAAATCCACGATCCCCTTGGCATTGAAAGTCACGATGGAAATGGGAGAAGCCATGGTCAAGGCCATATAGCGGTCGTAGCTCTCCCGAACCATTCTTTCCGCCATTTCACGCTGGGAGATGTCAAAAATTATGAACAGAGCCGCCGTGGCCTGTTCTCCATGAGCGGCAAGAGGATGCACCGAATAGAGAGCGGGAAACGTCGCACCGGATTTTCTCGACATACGCAGACGGGCATTATCCCGTTCGCCGATAGGACACGCGCCGAACTCCGTATCGCAAAGAATATCGAGGGACTGCCCTATGATTTCCGAACGTTCATATTCGAAGAGATTCCGTGCCCCGGCACTGAACTCTAGAATTCGTCGCTCCTGATCTGTCTCGGCGATGATGAAGGCCACATCTTCGGCAGCTTCGAAAATAATATCCAGCCGAGTCTCGGAATCCGCCAGAGAGTCACAGGTGACGGGCGAAGCAGTTTCCGTTCTCGGAGCAGACCTTTCCCTGTTTTCCAAGGCAGTATGGTACTCCCCCAGACGAGCATGAAGATCACGGAGGGTCTCGATATCGGGGGAGGGAGTTCCGGTCAGGGCATCAAAACGGAGACGAAGATCTTCCCGAATTTCCTGAACTTTTCCCGGACCATTGATATATGTCTTTTCCCTTGGCATGAGCGGTCCTGATTAGGGTTATAAGCCATCTTATACCTGAACCTCGCATTCTACGAAAGAAAAAAGAACGATATCTCCATCGACGAGGTTACGCTTCCGCAGTCTGGGGTTCGCGCTCCCGTCTCCAGGCTTCATATTCAGCTCCCCAATCACACAGAGAATCAATGACAGGGACAACAGTTTTACCAAGTTCGGTCAGCGAATACTCCACCTTGGGCGGAACCTGAGCGTACACCTCCCGATGCACGATCCCGTCACTCTCAAGCTCCCGCAACTGTTGTGTCAGCATTTTCTGAGTTATATTCGGAATAGAACGTTTGATTTCGCTGAACCGAAGGACCATATCGTCGCCCAACCTGTAAATAATGATAGGCTTCCATTTCCCTCCAATCACCTGGAGAGTCAACTCCACCGTGCAATAATATCTTTTTTCGCCGCACAGTTTCAAAGAGCAGGGATCACTCATGACATCACTCCGTCGATAATGGGATTATACTATACGAATACCGCATGCCCGGTAGAATACCCAAAGGTTTTGCCGACTGGTATCTTTCTGGTAACTATGGCACAAAAATGTGCGTACTTGATATTTTTCTACTGTTAGCAGAAAAGAAAACAGACGTAAACAAGTCTTCGATAAGGAGACGTGATCAAGGAGCTCTGACATGACCCACCTCGACTTGATAAACAGCCGCAGGAGCATCCGTAAATACACGGAAAAGCCCATTCCTGAAGAAATGATCCACTCTCTGCTGGAGGCTGCCATGATGGCACCGAGCGCAGGGAATGCACAGCCCTGGCAATTTGTTGTTGTCACTGAGAATGCCCTTCTCAAAAAGGCCAGTAAAATCCACCCCTACGTCACAATGGCAGCCAGTGCCCAACTCGGTATCCTCGTCTGCGGAGACCTCTCCAAGGAAAAATATCCCGGATTTTGGGTACAGGATTGCGCAGCCGCCATGCAGAACATGCTCCTGGCAGCCCATGCTCTGGGTCTTGGTGCCGTCTGGACAGGAATTTATCCCATGGAAGATCGCGTAGCGACCACTGCCAAACTCTTTAACCTCCCGGAGTCAGTCATCCCCTTGGGTTTTGCCCCTCTGGGCTGGCCGAACCAGCACCCACAATCAGCAACCCGATACCGCGAGGACCGGGTCCACTATAACACCTACTAGGAGAAATTCATGAAAGTTGTTGCTATCAACGGTTCCTCCCGAAAGGGCGGGAACACGAGTGAGATGGTCAAACGGGTTTCCAGCGAGCTGGAAGCCGAAGGCATTGAAGTCGAGGTCATCGACCTGGCCGGAAAAACCATGAAAGGCTGTATCGCCTGCTACAAATGCTTCGAAAACAAGGACCGACTCTGCGCAGTCAAAAATGATTTCGTCAATGAATGTATCGCTGCCATGGACGGCGCTGATGGCATTCTCCTTGCCTCTCCCACGTACTTTGCCAATATATCTCCCGAGATAAAGGCTCTCATAGACCGAGCTGGCATGGTCGGTATTGCCAATGATTACATGTACGCCCGCAAAGCCGGAGCAGGCATTGTTGTCAAACGTCGCGGCGGAGCCATGCAAGCCTTCAACGCGCTGAACTCATTTTTCTTCATCGAACAAATGATGGTTCCCGGATCCCGATACTGGAATCTCTGTGTCGGCCGAGAAAAGGGAGAAGTCCTTGAAGATGCAGAGGGTATGGAAACCATGGAAGTACTGGGTAAGAATATGGCCTGGCTCATGAAGAAACTCGAAGATTAATCAAGCATTCCCGGTCGGAAAAAGAGAAAGCCCTTTCACAGAGAAAGGGCTTTCTCTTTTTCCGACGACTGGGGCATCTCCACAAGCCAGATGGGAAAGACTCCCTTAATCTGCTTCAGGCTCCCCCTCGACAGCAGCAGCTGACACAGGGAGAGAAACTGTGATGGTCGTCTCCCCTGGCACACTGGTATCCAAAGTGATCTCGCCACCATGGGTCCTTGCCACCAAACGGGCTGAATAAGTACCGAGACCAGAGCCGCCTTCACTCCCGGCGCTTGAGTATTTGTCGAAAAAGACTTCTCGAATATCATCCGGAACTTCTCCCTTGTTCCTGATGGCAATAAAAACCATCTCTGCCTGCCACAGCCGAACCGTGACCGACCCACCGGGTGGGGAGGCCTGCAATGCATTCAACAGGAGATTCGAAAGCATTGACCGGAACAAGGGTTCCTCAGCTGTCAGGTAGAAAACATCGGCACCGGGATTATCAAGCACCTCTTTTCCAATACTGATACCTTTTGCCCGAACAATTGTCCTGGTCTCATTCTGAATGCACTCCAACACACTCAGTACGTCCACAGAGGTCTTTTGCAATACGTAAGCTCCCGATTCCATCTTGAATAAATCCAAGGATCGGTTGATGAGTTGCAGCATGGTTTCCCCTGCATTTTCTATGGTGGACAGCATGGTTTCCTGTACCGGGCTGAGGTCACCCACCCGACGGATCTCTCCGGGCAGCCCGACAACAGCACCGAGCGGTGTCTTGAGGTCATGCCGGGCCATCCGCTCCACATCATCACGCAGAGCTTCCATCCGCTTTCTGTCGGTAATATCACGCCCGACTCCCTGAAAACCGATCAGTTCACCTGTGTCATTGAGCAGCATACCGAACCGCGTTTCCAACCAGACCGTGGTATCGTCCGCGCACAGGAATTCCAAATCCAGAGTCAGGGATGGGGATGGGGATGGTGCTCGCTTATGTCCTTCAGCCTTGCCAACCAGTGTCATCATGCCTTCCGCAAAGATGCGTCCTGACATGGGAGTCAAGAAATCTTCCATTGGCAGACTCAGCACATCACGCCGTCCAAAGCCACGCAAAGCCTGATCTGATGGGCTGACATACGTATATCGCCCTTCAGCATCCAACCCCATAATCACATCCGTAACGTTATCGGCAAGCATGCGATACTGTCGTTCACTCTGCTTCAAAGCCTCTTCCATCAGCTTACGATCAGTAATATCCGTGCCCACGCAAAGCAGCTCAACCAGTATCCCATTCCGATCAAGCACGGACTCATTCGCCCAGGAAACCCAAACCATTTCTCCTGTCTTGCGGGTATGAATGGCTTCATTGAATAAATCCGCAGCAGGGTTCTGGAGGACCCGATAAATGAACCGTTTCATGGATTCACCATCCAGGTTCTTTTCCGGAGTCAATGTCCCGGCCAGGGGCTTTCCGACCAATTCCCCAGGGGCATATCCGAAAAACCGCTCACCGTATTCATTACAAAAAGAGATGGTCCCCGTGACATCAAGACGTAAGATGATACTTTTGGCTCGCTGGATGAGATCACGATATTTTTCGCGCTCAGACAGACCATTGAGCAAAAAATAAAGCGTTGCCCAGAGCAAACCCGACACTGCCAGGATGGCTCCACCGCCAACCATCGCGATGGTCTCAAGCCTGGGAGAGTCCGACCATCCCGGATTCGGGACTGCGGCCATCTGCCAATACCCTCCGGGAACCGGAACGCTCATCACCACCGGACGCATCATAAAGACATCGCTTCGGCCGAAAAGTATACCATTCCCATCCTGAGAACCGGCGGGATCACGAAGCGCCACATCCAGAGAAGCCGAAAGCCTGCCCATTCCAGCTTCCCGGTACAATGCATTAGCATCAATACGCATGAGAATGACGCCCCAGTAAATTCGGGGCGCAGCCGCCTCGCCACCGGGAAGAAGAACAGGTGTTGCCGCGACGATCACATCCTCCCCCTGCCCTGTCGCCGTGGGAGGCATAATCTGCCGCTGCCGGGTTCGCATTGCCCGCCGTACCAATTCCTGTATATCCGAAGGAGAGTCTTCCAACAGAGTCATCCCGAGAGGAGACGAACCACGGTTCATGGGGAACTGATGACTGGTGACATTATCCTTGGCCAACTCGAGACTCCGCACGCCGCTGACATTGATCAGCAGCCCTCGGACAAAAGAAGAAAACACCTGTTGGTCCAGATTCGGTTCCAGCATGACCAGAGAACAAATAGCCTCGGCCAATTGCAGACGTGTATTCAGGCCGCTTTCAAAACTGCCCTGCAAAGTTGAGAGCTTATAAAAGACTTCCAACCGCACCTTTTGAGCATGACGTTCCTGCTCGGCGTAAATACCGATAACGAGCGCTCCGAACAGACTGATTCCGAGAAGAAGCGGGAGGATGTAAACAATACGTCGTGGCATATGCATTATTCTTTTTTTCGAGCACCCGGAATGAGGAGACTCTCTGTCTCCATATCAAAAGCGGCCTTCAAATCAAAGAATTATGCATATAATAACAAAAAATAGAATTCGCCAAATGACTTCTCATGATCAAGAAAAGCACTGCTGAAGCTGCTCCACGAAAGAGAGCATATAAACCGCAAAGTGGAGAATAAAAATCAGGGAGGCGATAAAAAGGACTTGAAAGTGTTACCCGTTGACCGTGGCTGCGGCTTGGTCCGTACGGGAACTGAATGCAACAGGCAAAGCTTCAAGCCCAGGATGTGGTGGGAATAACAGACCGTCCTGCCCCTGCCGACGACGTCGTGTCGTACGCATCTCACGAACCAGGCGCAGATTTCTGGACCCAATAGGGTCGAAAGAAACAGCAATGCTGGCCATGGGATCGGACAAAAAATCAAAAACAAGATTCTGGGAAAGTGTAAACATGGCATTTAACTGACTGTCAGGCAGGGGCCACGGAAGAATCCGGTCTGCCAACCGCAGAGAATATCCCCATTCACGACTGCCTGTCAGATGCAGGCTCCCCTTGACTATCTGTTTCTTGAGCAGAAATGGAAGCCGCTTTCGGTCCATGGCGGAAAGTAACGTCCCATCAGTATCCCTGTTGGGCCTTCTGAACAAGGCCAGGGCGGATTCCCGCTCTTCCTTGAACGGACGGTCTGCCTGGGCCTCGACATAGACGTGAGATATCTTTCCCCCCGAAGGCATGGTCCAGAGGGAATTGGGAACATAATAATTGTGAGCGACCACATCAGCGGCAAGGTGCGTTAGGTAGCCATACGCGTAGGACATGACCCGAGGATCACCGGCGGATTTCAACAATTTGAAGCCAGTCACCCAGTTGTGGCTATGC comes from the Pseudodesulfovibrio piezophilus C1TLV30 genome and includes:
- a CDS encoding ATP-binding protein, with the translated sequence MHYLPSRLRELFREPQPPENLAEEFRRAIDLSNCRRLKAVTWLVLSSLTFLLIADYFTVKQAGHSSVWCGIVILRSVAILACFAFFPLFGPLRSVHDIKPRHHLVWKMYTYFFMIYTSAIVGYMFPLKDSIGPMYVFLLGPSAFLAMPVRQVSLLIGIGWISLIGALFLFVPELSLVKHHLINAMVISWVSFAVAHIGYRAAYRDFMNRKVIEGKNRQLREAHAQVLDASRAKSDFLATVSHEIRTPMNSILGMTEVALQSGLQGELREYIETARESALHLLDVITDILDFSRIEARRLRLVSAHFDLSSVVNSAMRTVKLHAEKKGVALEFESLDGTPRFLKGDPVRLRQVLINLLNNAIKFTDDGYIRLTVSSWPEGGDDPDRPVGVRFSVKDSGTGIGREKIRTIFEAFTQGDGSSSRSHGGSGLGLSICKSLVDLMGGEIRVQSEKGVGSEFSFTSRFGEGNAERANEPEFVAAFSDTCIPVKRSNVLLVDDNPLNVKVEKLHLERLGMRTTVAESGAKALMLLAEHDFDIVLMDLEMPGMDGHETTRRIRSGEGLGRPVRQPTIPIVAITAHALGEIRSRCAREGMNGFVTKPVGCGDLGATMQQVLGGDWQAPEEQKRHEVESTPVLDLEQAASMLDITSEEMEYLLPNAISEVSLKFELAEKGVQAGLLQEVALQAHTLKSVAASIGAEMTRRAAVRLENSARQGDHELSRKRLATLRVAIARLEVAVKAH
- a CDS encoding ATP-binding protein, with product MPREKTYINGPGKVQEIREDLRLRFDALTGTPSPDIETLRDLHARLGEYHTALENRERSAPRTETASPVTCDSLADSETRLDIIFEAAEDVAFIIAETDQERRILEFSAGARNLFEYERSEIIGQSLDILCDTEFGACPIGERDNARLRMSRKSGATFPALYSVHPLAAHGEQATAALFIIFDISQREMAERMVRESYDRYMALTMASPISIVTFNAKGIVDFVNEWHMKVLDEGKTQPEFYIGRRINELPGIPQAGVGSRILKVLEGKRVSLEDVYIPAFGRHSEAWNNFRLSPLSQNGEVIGGILIREDVTRRKQIEIDLKLLIDNSPIPLLSVELVEGQHIIRSLNPAAVSMFGPSALNECVDEFVSVLEEDEDTLKGMASDRCEVRTVDGLRQAIRTTHQSSGQFEVQAVQDVSELIKAKELAEEVSRAKSDFMANISHEIRTPLNVLITMLKLFREEDLHGDGVEMIEHAMDAAQTLLALLNDILDFSVIEAGTLALDQQDFNLAEIVSLVVKPYQVEAESKGIALTYEIGEKIPERLWGDGRRIRQILFHLTGNAVKFTDEGTIHILANWTPLEKADGQQGIMEISVSDTGIGMDAAQLKQSFEPFRQVDGARSRRHGGIGIGLSLVQEFLTAMGGELFVDTTPGKGTTIRFTVMSGIPDGRFPYSE
- a CDS encoding winged helix-turn-helix transcriptional regulator — its product is MSDPCSLKLCGEKRYYCTVELTLQVIGGKWKPIIIYRLGDDMVLRFSEIKRSIPNITQKMLTQQLRELESDGIVHREVYAQVPPKVEYSLTELGKTVVPVIDSLCDWGAEYEAWRREREPQTAEA
- a CDS encoding nitroreductase family protein, with translation MTHLDLINSRRSIRKYTEKPIPEEMIHSLLEAAMMAPSAGNAQPWQFVVVTENALLKKASKIHPYVTMAASAQLGILVCGDLSKEKYPGFWVQDCAAAMQNMLLAAHALGLGAVWTGIYPMEDRVATTAKLFNLPESVIPLGFAPLGWPNQHPQSATRYREDRVHYNTY
- a CDS encoding flavodoxin family protein is translated as MKVVAINGSSRKGGNTSEMVKRVSSELEAEGIEVEVIDLAGKTMKGCIACYKCFENKDRLCAVKNDFVNECIAAMDGADGILLASPTYFANISPEIKALIDRAGMVGIANDYMYARKAGAGIVVKRRGGAMQAFNALNSFFFIEQMMVPGSRYWNLCVGREKGEVLEDAEGMETMEVLGKNMAWLMKKLED
- a CDS encoding PAS domain S-box protein, with the protein product MPRRIVYILPLLLGISLFGALVIGIYAEQERHAQKVRLEVFYKLSTLQGSFESGLNTRLQLAEAICSLVMLEPNLDQQVFSSFVRGLLINVSGVRSLELAKDNVTSHQFPMNRGSSPLGMTLLEDSPSDIQELVRRAMRTRQRQIMPPTATGQGEDVIVAATPVLLPGGEAAAPRIYWGVILMRIDANALYREAGMGRLSASLDVALRDPAGSQDGNGILFGRSDVFMMRPVVMSVPVPGGYWQMAAVPNPGWSDSPRLETIAMVGGGAILAVSGLLWATLYFLLNGLSEREKYRDLIQRAKSIILRLDVTGTISFCNEYGERFFGYAPGELVGKPLAGTLTPEKNLDGESMKRFIYRVLQNPAADLFNEAIHTRKTGEMVWVSWANESVLDRNGILVELLCVGTDITDRKLMEEALKQSERQYRMLADNVTDVIMGLDAEGRYTYVSPSDQALRGFGRRDVLSLPMEDFLTPMSGRIFAEGMMTLVGKAEGHKRAPSPSPSLTLDLEFLCADDTTVWLETRFGMLLNDTGELIGFQGVGRDITDRKRMEALRDDVERMARHDLKTPLGAVVGLPGEIRRVGDLSPVQETMLSTIENAGETMLQLINRSLDLFKMESGAYVLQKTSVDVLSVLECIQNETRTIVRAKGISIGKEVLDNPGADVFYLTAEEPLFRSMLSNLLLNALQASPPGGSVTVRLWQAEMVFIAIRNKGEVPDDIREVFFDKYSSAGSEGGSGLGTYSARLVARTHGGEITLDTSVPGETTITVSLPVSAAAVEGEPEAD
- a CDS encoding zinc dependent phospholipase C family protein, which translates into the protein MKICAILCLAVIAALIPHEALAWGPGVHLALGNSVLANLYSLPPLVAELLAQHRNAYLYGCLSADIFIGKGTNFKPGHSHNWVTGFKLLKSAGDPRVMSYAYGYLTHLAADVVAHNYYVPNSLWTMPSGGKISHVYVEAQADRPFKEERESALALFRRPNRDTDGTLLSAMDRKRLPFLLKKQIVKGSLHLTGSREWGYSLRLADRILPWPLPDSQLNAMFTLSQNLVFDFLSDPMASIAVSFDPIGSRNLRLVREMRTTRRRRQGQDGLLFPPHPGLEALPVAFSSRTDQAAATVNG